A stretch of Acidovorax sp. RAC01 DNA encodes these proteins:
- a CDS encoding peroxidase-related enzyme (This protein belongs to a clade of uncharacterized proteins related to peroxidases such as the alkylhydroperoxidase AhpD.), producing the protein MFTPRYPFPALDSLPDDIRQRILEVQEKAGFIPNVFLAFARRPAEWRAFFAYHDALMLKEEGSLTKGDREMIVTATSAANQCLYCVVAHGAILRIYEKKPLVADQVAVNHRKADISPRQRAMLDFAMKVCRASHEIEDADFAALHAQGFDDEDIWDIAAITAFFGLSNRMASFAGMQPNPEFYLMGRVPKAKA; encoded by the coding sequence ATGTTCACCCCCCGCTACCCCTTTCCTGCGCTGGATTCCCTGCCTGACGACATCCGCCAGCGCATCCTGGAAGTGCAGGAAAAAGCCGGCTTCATCCCCAACGTGTTCCTGGCATTTGCGCGCCGCCCGGCCGAATGGCGCGCGTTCTTTGCGTACCACGACGCGCTCATGCTCAAGGAAGAAGGCAGCCTGACCAAGGGCGACCGCGAGATGATCGTGACCGCCACCAGCGCAGCCAACCAGTGCCTGTACTGCGTGGTCGCGCACGGTGCCATCCTGCGCATCTACGAGAAGAAACCCCTGGTGGCCGATCAGGTGGCGGTGAACCACCGCAAGGCCGACATCTCGCCGCGCCAGCGCGCCATGCTCGACTTTGCGATGAAGGTGTGCCGGGCATCGCACGAGATCGAGGATGCGGACTTCGCCGCCCTGCACGCCCAGGGGTTCGATGACGAGGACATCTGGGACATTGCGGCGATCACCGCGTTTTTCGGGCTGTCCAACCGCATGGCCAGCTTTGCCGGCATGCAGCCCAACCCCGAGTTCTACCTGATGGGGCGGGTACCCAAGGCCAAGGCGTAA
- a CDS encoding acyl-CoA thioesterase — MKIEIPDAKKLVHEMRFPVRWGDMDAMGHVNNTVYFRYLETARIDWMVSVGCNPDPKGQGPVIVNAFCNFYQQLEYPADVLLKLYVSDPGRTTFETWGTMERVDRPGVICAAGGATTIWVDFPQQKAAPLPDWMRALVS; from the coding sequence ATGAAAATCGAGATTCCGGACGCCAAGAAACTCGTCCATGAGATGCGCTTCCCCGTGCGCTGGGGCGACATGGACGCCATGGGCCACGTCAACAACACCGTGTACTTCCGGTACCTGGAAACGGCGCGCATCGACTGGATGGTGTCCGTGGGCTGCAACCCCGACCCGAAGGGCCAGGGCCCGGTGATCGTCAACGCGTTCTGCAATTTCTACCAGCAGCTGGAGTACCCGGCCGACGTGCTGCTCAAGCTCTACGTGAGCGACCCGGGCCGCACCACGTTCGAGACCTGGGGCACCATGGAGCGGGTGGACCGGCCCGGCGTGATCTGCGCAGCCGGCGGGGCCACCACCATCTGGGTCGATTTTCCGCAGCAAAAGGCTGCGCCGCTGCCGGACTGGATGCGCGCGCTGGTTTCCTGA
- a CDS encoding SDR family oxidoreductase, which produces MAYSIDLSGRVAFVTGASSGLGAQFARTLARAGAGVVLASRRVDKLKELRARIEGEGGDAHVVELDVTDHDSIKSAVAHAETEMGSIDILVNNSGVSTTQRIQDVAPEDYDFIFDTNVKGAFFVAQEVGKRMLARSKGSAPGSFTGGRIINIASMAGLKVLPQIGVYCMSKAAVVHMTRAMAVEWGKFGINVNAICPGYIDTEINHHHWQTEQGQKLISMLPRKRVGSPEDLDALLVMLASDQSHFVNGAVIAADDGFAV; this is translated from the coding sequence ATGGCATACAGCATCGATTTGTCCGGCCGGGTGGCTTTTGTGACCGGCGCATCCAGCGGTCTGGGCGCCCAGTTTGCGCGCACCCTGGCGCGCGCAGGAGCCGGCGTGGTGCTGGCCAGCCGCAGGGTAGACAAGCTCAAGGAGCTGCGCGCCCGCATCGAGGGCGAGGGCGGCGATGCCCATGTGGTCGAGCTGGATGTAACCGACCACGACTCGATCAAGTCTGCCGTGGCCCATGCCGAGACCGAAATGGGTTCCATCGACATCCTGGTCAACAACTCGGGCGTGAGCACCACGCAGCGCATCCAGGATGTGGCGCCGGAGGACTACGACTTCATCTTCGACACCAACGTCAAGGGTGCATTCTTTGTGGCGCAAGAGGTCGGCAAGCGCATGCTGGCCCGCTCGAAAGGCTCGGCGCCCGGCAGCTTCACCGGCGGGCGCATTATCAACATCGCATCGATGGCGGGCCTCAAGGTGTTGCCGCAAATCGGCGTGTACTGCATGAGCAAGGCGGCCGTGGTGCACATGACGCGCGCCATGGCGGTGGAGTGGGGCAAGTTCGGCATCAACGTCAATGCCATCTGCCCGGGCTACATCGACACCGAGATCAACCACCACCACTGGCAGACCGAGCAGGGCCAGAAACTCATCAGCATGCTGCCCCGCAAGCGCGTGGGCAGCCCCGAGGACCTCGATGCCCTGCTGGTGATGCTGGCCAGCGACCAGAGCCATTTCGTCAACGGGGCCGTCATTGCCGCGGACGACGGCTTTGCGGTATGA
- a CDS encoding electron transfer flavoprotein-ubiquinone oxidoreductase, translated as MTNEEILSTYGPRESMEYDVVVVGGGPGGLATAIRLKQLAAEKGQDVSVVVLEKGSEPGAHILSGAIMDPKALTELIPDWKKRGAPLNQPVTDDAYIFLGEKSGFRVPNMFLPPFAHNHGNYIISLGNLTKWLGEQAEALGVEIFPGFTAAEVLYNENGSVRGVATGNLGVGKDGEPTENFQLGMELLGKYTVFAEGARGHLGKQLIARYKLDEGRDPQSFGIGIKELWEIDPKRHQPGFVMHTAGWPMENDTYGGAFLYHLEGNKVAVGFVTGLGYANPYLSPFEEFQRWKTHPNVRYYFENEKGEVTAKRLSYGARAINASGINALPKTIFPGGALVGCNAGYLNVGRIKGSHAAIKTGMLAAEAAYDAVVAGRQHDELTAYPEAFENSWLHTELNKDRNFKNWFKYGLTTATLMNGFEQFVLRGHIPWTLHRDKPDHAYLKPAAECKPIVYPKPDGKLTFDRLSSVFISNTNHEENQPAHLTLKDASVPVNINLAKYAGPEARYCPAGVYEYVPDEAKGGGAQRLQINAQNCVHCKTCDIKDPTQNIVWVTPEGGGGPNYAGM; from the coding sequence ATGACAAACGAAGAAATCCTCAGCACCTATGGCCCGCGCGAATCGATGGAATACGACGTGGTGGTGGTTGGTGGCGGCCCGGGCGGGCTGGCCACGGCCATCCGCCTGAAGCAGCTGGCCGCCGAAAAGGGTCAGGACGTCTCGGTGGTGGTGCTTGAAAAAGGGTCTGAGCCCGGCGCGCACATCCTGTCGGGTGCCATCATGGACCCCAAGGCGCTGACCGAGCTGATCCCCGACTGGAAAAAGCGGGGCGCGCCGCTGAACCAGCCCGTCACCGACGACGCCTACATCTTCCTGGGCGAAAAATCGGGCTTTCGCGTGCCCAACATGTTCCTGCCGCCGTTTGCACACAACCACGGCAACTACATCATCAGCCTGGGCAACCTGACCAAATGGCTGGGTGAGCAGGCCGAGGCCCTGGGCGTGGAAATCTTCCCGGGCTTTACGGCCGCCGAGGTGCTCTACAACGAAAACGGCTCCGTGCGCGGAGTTGCCACCGGCAACCTGGGCGTGGGCAAGGATGGCGAGCCCACCGAGAACTTCCAGCTGGGCATGGAGCTGCTGGGCAAGTACACCGTGTTTGCCGAAGGCGCGCGCGGCCACCTGGGCAAGCAGCTGATTGCCCGCTACAAGCTCGACGAAGGCCGTGACCCGCAGAGCTTTGGCATCGGCATCAAGGAACTGTGGGAAATCGACCCCAAGCGCCACCAGCCCGGCTTTGTGATGCACACCGCCGGCTGGCCCATGGAGAACGACACCTACGGCGGCGCCTTCCTGTACCACCTGGAGGGCAACAAGGTCGCCGTGGGCTTCGTCACGGGCCTGGGCTACGCCAACCCGTACCTCAGCCCGTTCGAGGAGTTCCAGCGCTGGAAGACGCACCCGAACGTCCGCTACTACTTCGAAAACGAAAAGGGCGAAGTCACGGCCAAGCGCCTGTCTTACGGTGCGCGCGCCATCAACGCCAGCGGCATCAACGCCTTGCCCAAGACGATCTTCCCCGGTGGCGCGCTGGTGGGCTGCAATGCCGGCTACCTGAACGTGGGCCGCATCAAGGGCAGCCACGCCGCCATCAAGACCGGCATGCTGGCCGCTGAAGCCGCCTACGACGCCGTGGTGGCAGGCCGCCAGCACGACGAGCTGACCGCCTACCCCGAGGCCTTTGAGAACAGCTGGCTGCACACCGAGCTGAACAAGGACCGCAACTTCAAGAACTGGTTCAAGTACGGCCTGACCACGGCCACACTGATGAACGGCTTTGAGCAATTCGTGCTGCGCGGGCACATCCCGTGGACGCTGCACCGCGACAAGCCCGACCACGCTTACCTGAAGCCTGCGGCCGAGTGCAAGCCCATCGTCTATCCCAAGCCTGATGGCAAGCTGACGTTTGACCGCCTCTCCAGCGTGTTCATCAGCAACACGAACCACGAGGAAAACCAGCCCGCCCACCTGACGCTGAAAGACGCGAGCGTGCCGGTCAACATCAACCTGGCCAAGTACGCCGGCCCGGAGGCGCGCTACTGCCCTGCAGGCGTGTACGAATACGTACCCGACGAGGCCAAGGGTGGCGGCGCGCAGCGCCTGCAGATCAACGCGCAAAACTGCGTGCACTGCAAGACCTGTGACATCAAGGACCCCACCCAGAACATCGTGTGGGTGACGCCAGAAGGCGGCGGCGGCCCGAACTACGCGGGCATGTAA
- a CDS encoding methyl-accepting chemotaxis protein — protein MNHLPAAVHRAPPVWSDASNERSTGAPTPSPSASAAPGQTARRGMSVGQKLAASFAILGVAVALLGTTTWLTGRSTSRQAAILASEQLPIERAVHDWKTQSVHMGQIALRATISTDVFPLVSEMRKLLAAEGELYQRIETALSSASTSASTAPLWEQAKQQRQRYAALRENLMQGALESKIISQKELQEHAAALAKYLEAIDHLLEASEQSSRVAADAMISDASRAQWISAIAVAVVVGLSALFGWLLRRSIVMPLRQASEAAAVVASGDLTVRLDHQRSDEIGQLLTALNKMVESLHYVVNEVRDSGESIHVASSEVAAGNADLSARTEHAASNLQQTAASIAQLAQMVAANADSTREANELALSATQVATKGGEVVSQVVKTMDEINASSKKIADIVGIIDGIAFQTNILALNAAVEAARAGEQGRGFAVVASEVRALAGRSANAAKEIKALISASVGKVSDGARLVVTAGSTMGDIVESVQRVTTLMSEINHASAEQSSQIGQVSQAVDQLDHMTQQNAALVEEGAAAAQSLQDQAHRLAGAMGQFQLVRGAAA, from the coding sequence ATGAACCACCTTCCTGCCGCAGTGCACCGGGCTCCCCCGGTCTGGAGCGACGCTTCGAACGAACGCAGCACAGGCGCGCCTACGCCCTCTCCATCGGCTTCCGCCGCGCCGGGCCAGACTGCCCGGCGCGGCATGAGCGTGGGGCAAAAGCTGGCTGCGAGCTTTGCCATTCTGGGGGTGGCTGTCGCGCTGCTGGGTACCACCACCTGGCTCACGGGCAGGAGCACCAGCCGGCAGGCCGCCATTTTGGCCAGCGAGCAGCTTCCCATCGAGCGCGCCGTGCACGACTGGAAAACGCAGTCGGTCCACATGGGGCAGATTGCCCTGCGCGCCACGATTTCGACCGATGTCTTTCCGCTGGTCTCCGAAATGCGCAAGCTGCTGGCAGCCGAAGGCGAGCTGTATCAGCGTATTGAAACGGCGCTGTCATCGGCATCCACCTCGGCCAGCACGGCACCGCTGTGGGAACAGGCCAAGCAGCAGCGCCAGCGGTATGCAGCGCTGCGCGAGAACCTGATGCAGGGCGCGCTGGAGTCCAAGATCATCAGCCAGAAAGAGCTGCAGGAGCATGCAGCGGCGCTGGCCAAGTACCTGGAAGCCATTGACCACTTGCTGGAAGCATCCGAGCAGTCTTCGCGTGTTGCAGCGGACGCCATGATCAGCGATGCATCGCGCGCGCAGTGGATCAGCGCCATTGCCGTGGCGGTGGTGGTGGGCCTGTCGGCCCTGTTTGGCTGGCTGCTGCGTCGCTCGATCGTGATGCCGCTTCGGCAGGCTTCGGAAGCTGCGGCGGTGGTGGCCAGCGGCGACCTGACTGTGCGGCTGGACCACCAGCGCAGCGACGAGATCGGTCAGCTGCTCACGGCGCTCAACAAGATGGTGGAATCGCTGCACTACGTGGTCAATGAAGTGCGTGACTCGGGCGAGTCCATCCATGTGGCGAGCTCGGAAGTGGCAGCCGGCAACGCCGACCTGAGCGCCCGCACCGAGCACGCCGCCAGCAACCTGCAACAGACCGCCGCCAGCATTGCCCAGCTGGCCCAGATGGTGGCGGCCAACGCCGACAGCACCCGCGAGGCCAATGAACTCGCGTTGAGTGCGACGCAAGTGGCCACCAAGGGGGGTGAGGTGGTGAGCCAGGTCGTCAAGACCATGGACGAGATCAACGCCAGCAGCAAGAAGATTGCCGACATCGTGGGCATCATCGACGGCATTGCGTTCCAGACCAACATCCTCGCCCTGAACGCGGCGGTGGAGGCGGCACGCGCTGGTGAACAGGGCCGCGGCTTTGCCGTGGTGGCCAGCGAGGTGCGCGCGCTGGCAGGCCGCAGTGCCAACGCTGCCAAGGAGATCAAGGCGTTGATCTCGGCCAGCGTGGGCAAGGTGAGCGATGGGGCCAGGCTGGTGGTCACCGCGGGCTCCACCATGGGCGACATCGTGGAGAGCGTGCAGCGCGTGACCACGCTGATGTCGGAGATCAACCACGCCAGCGCCGAGCAAAGCAGCCAGATCGGCCAGGTCAGCCAGGCGGTGGACCAGCTGGACCACATGACCCAGCAGAACGCCGCCTTGGTGGAAGAGGGCGCTGCTGCCGCCCAGAGCCTGCAGGACCAGGCCCACCGGCTGGCGGGGGCCATGGGGCAGTTTCAACTGGTGCGGGGCGCCGCCGCCTGA
- a CDS encoding hydantoinase B/oxoprolinase family protein — MQATTTSHAAPAASRWQFWIDRGGTFTDIVGKRPDGSLVTHKLLSENPEQYKDAAVAGIRHLLGLKPGEPVTPDRVECVKMGTTVATNALLERKGEPTLLVTTRGFRDALRIAYQNRPRLFDRHIQLPELLYTEVIEAGERVGAHGDVLQTLDEPSLRGDLLAAYARGLRSVAIVFMHGYRYSAHEKAAKRIAQEVGFPQISTSHETSPMMKFVSRGDTTVVDAYLSPILRRYVEQVASEMPGVKLFFMQSSGGLTDAGNFQGKDAILSGPAGGIVGMARTAGLAGQARVIGFDMGGTSTDVSHYAGEFEREFETHVAGVRMRAPMMSIHTVAAGGGSVLAYDGARFRVGPESAGANPGPVSYRRGGPLAVTDANVMVGKVQPRYFPSVFGPAANETLDADAVRARFDSIAQQTKRQPEEVAEGFIQIAVQQMANAIKKISVARGYDVTRYTLQCFGGAGGQHACLVADALGMTRVFVHPLAGVLSAYGMGLADQTVIREQALEMPLAPEVLPLIAERLDALGSGAQAELEGAQVSSSPVQVRHNVHVRYEGTDSALVVPFGDMADITAAFEAAYRQRFAFLMQGKGLVVEAVSVEAVIAGDAPAEPRLAVHPHRKCPQRETVQMYSGGKWHPAALVVREDLRPGDVIPGPAIIAEKNTTTVVEPGWSARLTDLDHLILDRVAARNVQYAAGTSVDPVLLEVFNNLFMNIAEQMGLQLQNTAYSVNIKERLDFSCALFDAEGNLIANAPHMPVHLGSMGESIKTVITENAGRMQPGDVFMLNDPYHGGTHLPDVTVITPVYVKDGREPTFYVGSRGHHADIGGTTPGSMPPFSQRIDEEGVQINNVKLVDRGILQEESVLALLSTGGGTTPYPSRNPHQNLADLRAQIAANEKGVQELSKMVEQFGLDVVQAYMRHVQDNAEESVRRVITQLKDGQFTLPLDNGAQISVSVKVNAAERSAVIDFAGTSAQQTNNFNAPRAVCMAAVLYVFRTLVDDDIPLNAGCLKPLQVIIPQGSMLNPNPPASVVAGNVETSTCITNALFGALGVMAGSQPTMNNFTFGNAQYQYYETIAGGSGAGVVLDSAGQASRGFSGTSVVQTHMTNSRLTDPEVLEFRFPVVLESYEIQNGSGGAGRWAGGNGGVRRVRFLEAMTASILSNGRLNPAFGMAGGQPGHPGANRVVRATGAVEELGHIGAALMEPGDVFEIVTPGGGGYGQPELAAAVD, encoded by the coding sequence ATGCAAGCAACGACCACATCCCATGCCGCGCCTGCGGCCAGCCGCTGGCAGTTCTGGATCGACCGGGGCGGCACATTCACCGACATCGTAGGCAAGCGTCCCGATGGCAGCCTGGTCACGCACAAGCTGCTGTCCGAGAACCCCGAGCAGTACAAGGACGCCGCGGTGGCCGGTATTCGCCATCTGCTGGGTCTCAAACCAGGTGAGCCCGTCACGCCAGACCGGGTGGAGTGCGTGAAGATGGGCACCACCGTGGCCACCAATGCGCTGCTTGAACGCAAGGGCGAGCCCACCCTGCTGGTGACCACCCGCGGTTTTCGCGATGCGCTGCGCATTGCCTACCAGAATCGCCCGCGCCTGTTTGACCGCCACATCCAGCTGCCCGAGCTGCTGTACACCGAGGTGATTGAAGCCGGTGAACGGGTGGGCGCGCATGGCGACGTGCTGCAGACCCTGGATGAGCCCAGCCTGCGCGGCGATCTGCTGGCGGCCTATGCGCGTGGCCTGCGCAGCGTGGCCATCGTGTTCATGCACGGATACCGCTACAGCGCACATGAAAAGGCGGCAAAGCGCATTGCACAGGAGGTCGGCTTTCCGCAGATCAGCACCTCGCACGAAACCAGCCCCATGATGAAGTTCGTGAGCCGGGGCGATACCACCGTGGTGGATGCGTACCTCTCGCCCATCCTGCGGCGCTATGTGGAGCAGGTGGCCAGTGAGATGCCGGGCGTCAAGCTGTTCTTCATGCAGTCGTCCGGTGGTCTGACCGATGCCGGCAACTTCCAGGGCAAGGACGCCATCCTGTCAGGTCCCGCGGGCGGCATCGTCGGCATGGCGCGCACGGCGGGCCTGGCCGGGCAGGCGCGGGTGATCGGCTTTGACATGGGGGGCACCAGCACCGATGTGAGCCACTACGCAGGTGAGTTCGAGCGCGAGTTTGAAACCCATGTGGCAGGGGTGCGCATGCGCGCGCCCATGATGAGCATCCACACCGTAGCGGCCGGGGGCGGCTCGGTGCTGGCATACGACGGCGCGCGTTTCCGCGTGGGCCCCGAGAGTGCAGGTGCCAACCCCGGCCCGGTGAGCTACCGGCGCGGCGGCCCGCTGGCCGTGACCGATGCGAACGTGATGGTGGGCAAGGTGCAGCCCCGCTACTTCCCCAGCGTGTTTGGCCCGGCTGCCAACGAAACGCTGGACGCCGATGCCGTGCGCGCGCGTTTTGATTCCATTGCGCAGCAGACGAAGCGCCAGCCCGAAGAGGTCGCCGAAGGCTTCATCCAGATCGCCGTGCAGCAGATGGCCAACGCCATCAAGAAGATCAGTGTGGCGCGCGGCTATGACGTGACGCGCTACACCTTGCAATGCTTTGGCGGCGCCGGCGGCCAGCATGCTTGCCTGGTGGCCGACGCCCTGGGCATGACGCGCGTGTTTGTGCACCCGCTGGCCGGTGTGCTCAGCGCCTACGGCATGGGCCTGGCCGACCAGACCGTGATCCGAGAGCAGGCGCTGGAGATGCCGCTGGCGCCTGAAGTGCTGCCACTGATTGCCGAGCGCCTGGATGCGCTGGGCTCGGGCGCCCAGGCCGAACTGGAAGGCGCACAGGTCAGCAGCAGCCCGGTGCAGGTGCGCCACAACGTGCATGTGCGCTACGAAGGTACAGACTCGGCCCTGGTGGTGCCGTTTGGCGACATGGCCGACATCACTGCGGCGTTCGAGGCGGCGTACCGCCAGCGCTTCGCGTTCCTCATGCAGGGCAAGGGCCTGGTGGTGGAAGCCGTGTCCGTAGAAGCTGTAATTGCAGGCGACGCCCCGGCCGAGCCGCGGCTGGCCGTGCACCCGCACCGCAAGTGCCCGCAGCGCGAAACCGTGCAGATGTATTCGGGCGGCAAGTGGCACCCAGCAGCCCTGGTGGTGCGCGAAGACCTGCGCCCGGGCGATGTGATCCCCGGCCCGGCCATCATTGCCGAAAAGAACACGACCACCGTGGTGGAACCGGGCTGGTCTGCGCGGCTTACCGATCTGGACCACCTGATCCTGGACCGCGTGGCGGCCCGCAATGTGCAGTACGCCGCAGGCACCAGCGTCGATCCGGTGTTGCTGGAGGTGTTCAACAACCTGTTCATGAACATTGCCGAGCAGATGGGGCTGCAGCTGCAGAACACGGCGTACTCGGTGAACATCAAGGAGCGCCTGGACTTCAGCTGTGCGCTGTTTGACGCCGAGGGCAACCTGATTGCCAATGCACCGCACATGCCGGTGCACCTGGGCTCCATGGGCGAGAGCATCAAGACCGTGATCACCGAAAACGCAGGCCGCATGCAGCCCGGCGACGTGTTCATGCTCAACGACCCCTACCACGGCGGTACCCACCTGCCGGACGTGACCGTCATCACGCCGGTGTATGTGAAGGACGGCCGTGAGCCCACGTTCTATGTGGGCAGCCGTGGCCACCACGCAGACATTGGCGGAACCACGCCGGGCTCCATGCCGCCGTTCTCGCAGCGCATTGACGAAGAGGGCGTGCAGATCAACAACGTCAAGCTGGTGGACCGCGGCATCCTGCAGGAAGAGTCGGTGCTGGCCCTGTTGTCTACCGGCGGCGGCACCACGCCGTACCCCAGCCGCAACCCGCATCAAAACCTGGCCGACCTGCGGGCGCAGATTGCCGCCAACGAGAAGGGCGTGCAGGAGCTGTCGAAGATGGTGGAACAGTTTGGTCTGGATGTCGTGCAGGCCTACATGCGCCATGTGCAGGACAACGCCGAAGAGTCCGTACGCCGCGTGATCACGCAGCTCAAGGACGGCCAGTTCACGCTGCCGCTGGACAACGGCGCGCAGATCAGTGTGTCGGTCAAGGTGAACGCGGCAGAGCGCAGCGCCGTGATTGACTTTGCAGGAACGAGCGCACAGCAGACCAACAACTTCAATGCACCACGCGCCGTGTGCATGGCGGCCGTGCTGTACGTGTTCCGCACGCTGGTGGACGACGACATCCCGCTGAACGCGGGTTGCCTCAAGCCCCTGCAGGTCATCATTCCGCAGGGCAGCATGCTCAACCCCAACCCGCCAGCTTCGGTGGTGGCGGGCAACGTGGAGACCTCCACCTGCATCACCAACGCGCTGTTTGGCGCGCTGGGCGTCATGGCCGGCAGCCAGCCCACCATGAACAACTTCACCTTCGGCAACGCGCAGTACCAGTACTACGAAACCATTGCCGGCGGCAGTGGGGCTGGCGTGGTGCTGGACTCTGCGGGGCAGGCCAGCCGCGGCTTTAGCGGCACCAGCGTGGTCCAGACGCACATGACCAACTCGCGGCTGACCGACCCCGAGGTGCTGGAGTTCCGCTTCCCTGTGGTGCTGGAAAGCTACGAGATCCAGAACGGATCAGGCGGTGCAGGGCGCTGGGCGGGCGGCAACGGCGGCGTGCGGCGTGTGCGCTTTCTGGAGGCCATGACGGCCAGCATCCTGTCGAACGGGCGCCTGAACCCTGCGTTTGGCATGGCGGGCGGGCAGCCGGGCCACCCCGGTGCCAACCGGGTGGTGCGCGCCACCGGGGCCGTGGAAGAGCTGGGCCACATCGGCGCTGCGCTGATGGAGCCCGGAGATGTGTTCGAGATCGTGACACCTGGCGGCGGGGGCTACGGCCAGCCCGAGCTGGCGGCTGCCGTGGACTGA
- a CDS encoding TRAP transporter substrate-binding protein, which translates to MIKALMLAALAAAPMVHAQTQWKLATGYRAESFHTRNIVQFAQEVEKASAGALRIEVHPNNALFKLSDIAAAVEGGKAQAGETIMSSLVRDLPIAGADSVPFVVRTFADARRMWDLQRPLIDTHFAGKGMKALYAVPWPPQGLFSIAPVRSAADFRGTRMRTYNPATVRIAELLNAAPVDVPMVEVNKALSGGKLDSMITSALTGVENQVWGQIKHYYPINAWFPKNIVFVNQQAFDALAPPVRQAVVKAAADAEARGWAMSEAISEESVAELQRKGIKVDRATAELDTELKRLGERFSREWVQSVGNEANKVFIPFYFQR; encoded by the coding sequence ATGATCAAAGCTCTCATGCTGGCCGCGCTCGCCGCGGCCCCGATGGTGCACGCCCAGACACAGTGGAAGCTGGCCACCGGCTATCGGGCGGAATCGTTCCACACCCGCAACATCGTCCAGTTTGCGCAGGAGGTGGAGAAAGCGTCGGCTGGTGCGCTGCGCATTGAGGTGCATCCCAACAATGCACTCTTCAAGCTCTCCGACATTGCGGCCGCAGTCGAGGGCGGCAAGGCCCAGGCAGGCGAGACCATCATGAGCAGTCTGGTGCGTGATCTTCCCATCGCCGGGGCGGATTCGGTTCCGTTTGTCGTGCGCACGTTTGCCGATGCCCGGCGCATGTGGGACCTGCAGCGCCCGCTGATCGATACCCACTTTGCGGGCAAAGGCATGAAGGCCCTCTATGCCGTGCCTTGGCCGCCGCAGGGTCTTTTTTCCATAGCGCCCGTGCGCTCGGCTGCCGACTTCAGGGGTACGCGCATGCGCACCTACAACCCCGCCACGGTGCGCATTGCCGAGCTTTTGAATGCAGCTCCCGTGGATGTGCCCATGGTCGAGGTGAACAAGGCGCTCTCGGGCGGCAAGCTCGATTCGATGATCACTTCGGCCCTGACAGGTGTGGAGAACCAGGTGTGGGGCCAGATCAAACACTACTACCCCATCAACGCCTGGTTTCCCAAAAACATCGTGTTCGTGAACCAGCAGGCCTTTGACGCGCTGGCACCGCCCGTGCGGCAGGCGGTGGTCAAGGCGGCCGCCGATGCCGAAGCCCGCGGCTGGGCCATGAGCGAGGCGATTTCCGAAGAGTCGGTGGCCGAACTGCAGCGCAAGGGCATCAAGGTGGACCGCGCCACCGCCGAACTCGATACCGAACTCAAGCGCCTGGGCGAGCGTTTTTCGCGCGAGTGGGTGCAGTCGGTAGGCAACGAGGCCAACAAGGTTTTTATCCCGTTTTACTTCCAACGTTAA